Below is a window of Rhodopseudomonas sp. P2A-2r DNA.
GCCGGAGTCATCCGATCGTCCGAGCGGACACAAGGTCGCCTCCGGCGAGGATGCGAGATGCCAGGCGACGCTGAAGTCCGTGCGGCCACGGAACTCCCGGACCATCCGAACTATGATGTCATCATCATCGGTGCCGGCGTATCAGGACTGTATCAGCTCTACCGCTTACGCGAATTGGGCTTGAACGTTCGGGTGTTCGAGGCGGGCTCCGATGTGGGCGGGACCTGGCATTGGAACAGATATCCCGGGGCGCGGTTCGATTCCGAAAGTTGGACTTATGGCTACTCCCGATTTCCCGGCGTTCTGGACGAGTGGAACTGGAGCGAGCATTTCGCCTCGCAGCCGGAAATCGAGCGCTATCTTCAGTTCGTCGCAGACAGGTTCGATCTCAGGCCGAACATCCAATTCGGTTGCCGTGTCACCCATGCGCATTTCAGCGAGGCATTGCGAGGATGGAGGATCGAACTCGCTGACGGAACAGTCCACAACTCCCGCTTCTTGGTGACCGCCATTGGTGTCCTGTCGGCGCCGACGCTGCCACGGATCGATGGCATCGAAAGCTTCAAGGGGCAGGCTTGCCATACGGCCCAGTGGCCGACGGAGGAGGTCTCCTTCGAAGGCAAGCGCGTCGCCGTCATCGGCACGGGCTCGACCGGTGTACAAACCATTCAGGAGGCTGCGAAGACCGCACGGCACCTAACGGTTTTCCAGCGCACGCCGAACTGGTGCGCGCCGCTTCACAATGCGAAGATCTCGGCGCCTGAGATGGCGGAGATCCGCTCCCGCTACGACGAGATCTTCGCGCGTTGTCAGGCGACACCCGGATGCTTCATCCACGGTCCCGACCCACGATCCGCGCTCGAGGTTACTCTTGAGGAGCGTGAGGCCTTTTTGAGAAGCGCTACTCGGAGCCAGGTTTTGGAATCTGGCACGGCAACTTCCGCGACATCCTCACAGATAGGGAGGCGAACGCGCTGATGTCGGATTTCGCCGCGCGCAAGATCCGCGCGCGTGTGAAGGATCCCAAGGTGGCCGAGAGGCTTATTCCGAAGAACCACGGCTTCGGCACGCGCAGGCTTCCGCTCGAGACCCACTACTACGAGGTCTACAACCAGCCCAATGTCGATCTCGTCGACCTGGGCGAGACCCCGATCGAACGCATCACTCCGACAGGTATCGTAACGAGCGCAGCCGATCATGAGTTCGACATCATCGTCTATGCGAGCGGGTTCGACGCCATTACCGGGCCATTTGATCGCATCGATATTCGCGGGGTCGAGGGCATTCGCCTGAAGAATGTCTGGAGCGACGGTCCCAAAACCTTCCTGGGAATAATGGTTCAGGACTTCCCGAACATGCTGATGCTGATGGGCCCTCACGCTGGCCTCGGAAATTTCACGCGCTTTGCGGAATACAGCGTCGATTGGGCAACAGGCCTTATCGAGCATGCGTTCAGACATGGCCTGACCCGGATCGATGCAACATCGGCAGGCACGAGACGTTGGACAGACCACGTCATCGAGGTTGGCCGCGGCCTTTTGAGCAACGAGATCGATTCCTGGATGACAGGGGTGAACAGCAACGTCGACGGAAAATCCAGCCGCAAGATCGTGCGCTATAGCGGGGGTTTCCCGAACTATAAGAAGCATTGCGACGCAGTCGCTGCTGCCGGGTATGACGAATTGACGATGAGCTGAACTCCTGTTGGATATTCCCGGTTATTTATGGCAACCTCTCGGACGCAGAAGACGTCGCCCGGCAATCGCGGTCGCTGTATCCAAAGTAAAAAGGCCCGCCTCCATGATGGAAGCGGGCTCTCTTTTGTCTGTTTGCTGCTGCGGGCCTACTTTGGTTGGCAAAGCGGGAAAACTAGCAGCGGACAAACTATGGTCGGCGTATCACCCACTAGCTGCGGCGTTCTATTGCGAGCTTCGTACCTACTTTGGCGAATCCGGCCAACCTATGTCCGCATCCACACCTGATCCGGAGCAATGCGCCCTTGCTCGCCGCCGCTCAGGTTCGACGTCGTTACCGACAATCTGTCCGACCGCTACGGCCGCTCCCCGCAACAAAACGTTCTAAGCAGTTTCAATGAATTCGCCCGCCATTGGCGGCCTTTTTCATTTTGTACGGACCGTTCTGTGTGGTTCGAATAAATCCTACCCAAACCAACGAGTTACAGTCGTTATGCTTGGGTAGACCACGCTCCGACACGCGCAATCGATCATTT
It encodes the following:
- a CDS encoding flavin-containing monooxygenase → MPGDAEVRAATELPDHPNYDVIIIGAGVSGLYQLYRLRELGLNVRVFEAGSDVGGTWHWNRYPGARFDSESWTYGYSRFPGVLDEWNWSEHFASQPEIERYLQFVADRFDLRPNIQFGCRVTHAHFSEALRGWRIELADGTVHNSRFLVTAIGVLSAPTLPRIDGIESFKGQACHTAQWPTEEVSFEGKRVAVIGTGSTGVQTIQEAAKTARHLTVFQRTPNWCAPLHNAKISAPEMAEIRSRYDEIFARCQATPGCFIHGPDPRSALEVTLEEREAFLRSATRSQVLESGTATSATSSQIGRRTR